Proteins encoded by one window of Vigna radiata var. radiata cultivar VC1973A chromosome 5, Vradiata_ver6, whole genome shotgun sequence:
- the LOC106761717 gene encoding probable polygalacturonase At3g15720, with product MEFLFTLLIILSVLAPGLSSTTTTFNVLKYGAVGDGQTNDSPAFLKAWKDVCQSKSHISQLIIPAKRTFMLKPTTFSGPCKSNYTYIQLSGNIVAPKTKPEYSGFHTNTWLGFSFIDGLIISGKGSIDGRGSIWWQQPCLGNSKPGTTCRPPTAVTFNRCNRLQLKGYTSINPARSHMTLTSCQKGTLSFLRLVAPGNSPNTDGIDISGSKDIKVLNSFIATGDDCIAISAGSSKIRITGITCGPGHGISIGSLGTRGETDIVEDVHVENCTLTETLTGVRIKTWQGGAGFARRISFEKIKFVRANNPIIIDQFYCPHRSDCQNKTASIKVSDITYKGIVGTSLTDKAINLSCDENVGCSNIVLDHVYITSAVPGQKVFSFCHNAHGTATHTKPSVKCLLK from the exons ATG GAGTTTTTGTTCACATTGTTGATCATTCTGAGTGTTCTTGCACCCGGATTGAGCAGCACAACAACTACTTTCAATGTTTTGAAATATGGAGCAGTTGGAGATGGACAAACCAACGATTCTCCA GCCTTTCTGAAGGCATGGAAAGACGTTTGCCAGAGCAAGTCACACATATCTCAGCTAATCATACCAGCAAAACGGACATTCATGCTGAAGCCTACTACATTCAGTGGTCCATGCAAATCTAATTACACCTACATTCAG CTTTCAGGGAACATTGTTGCACCAAAAACAAAACCGGAATATTCTGGATTCCACACGAATACATGGCTTGGCTTCTCATTCATCGATGGTTTAATTATCAGTGGGAAAGGGTCCATTGATGGTCGAGGCTCTATCTGGTGGCAACAACCTTGCTTAGGAAATTCAAAACCT GGGACAACCTGCCGTCCACCAACA GCAGTAACATTCAATAGATGCAATCGCCTTCAACTGAAAGGGTATACAAGCATCAACCCAGCAAGAAGCCACATGACTCTAACAAGCTGCCAGAAAGGCACCCTCTCTTTCCTGCGTCTAGTTGCTCCTGGAAATAGCCCTAATACCGATGGCATTGATATTTCTGGCTCTAAAGACATTAAAGTACTTAATTCTTTTATAGCAACAG GTGATGATTGCATTGCTATTAGTGCTGGATCCTCCAAGATCAGAATAACTGGTATAACATGTGGTCCAGGCCATGGTATCAG CATTGGATCATTGGGAACACGTGGAGAGACCGACATTGTCGAGGACGTGCATGTGGAGAATTGTACTTTGACTGAAACATTAACTGGAGTAAGAATCAAGACATGGCAG GGTGGTGCTGGATTTGCCAGGAGGATCTCGTTTGAAAAGATTAAGTTTGTTCGAGCCAATAACCCCATTATCATTGACCAGTTTTATTGCCCTCATAGATCGGACTGCCAAAACAAG acTGCATCAATCAAGGTAAGTGATATAACTTACAAAGGGATTGTTGGAACATCATTGACGGACAAAGCAATCAACTTGAGCTGTGATGAAAACGTGGGATGCTCCAACATTGTGCTTGATCATGTGTACATAACGTCTGCAGTTCCAGGGCAGAAAGTTTTCTCCTTTTGCCATAATGCACATGGAACAGCCACCCACACCAAACCATCCGTGAAGTGTTTGCTGAAGTAG
- the LOC106761186 gene encoding embryo-specific protein ATS3B: protein MKSLIFILTLCIIAVFSQAATPLITLSQSQSHPEANESFKVNEAKSQNTASSCTYTVTIKTSCNSPSYTRDQISLAFGDAYGYQVYVPRLDDPRSGTFERCSTDTFQIHGPCTYQTCYLYLYRSGYDGWIPEQVTVYSYGYNPVTFYYNTYIPNGIWYGFDYCRGYLPSTAAE, encoded by the exons ATGAAATCTCTCATTTTCATCCTCACACTATGCATCATCGCTGTTTTCTCACAAGCAGCAACTCCATTAATCACTTTATCTCAATCTCAGTCTCACCCTGAAGCCAATGAATCTTTCAAGGTCAACGAAGCCAAGTCACAG AACACGGCTAGTTCCTGCACTTACACGGTGACCATCAAAACAAGCTGCAATTCTCCCTCTTACACCAGAGATCAGATTAGTCTTGCATTTGGTGATGCTTATGGCTATCAG GTTTATGTCCCAAGATTAGATGATCCTCGTTCGGGGACATTCGAGCGGTGCTCTACGGATACATTTCAGATACACGGCCCGTGTACGTATCAAACATGCTATCTGTATCTATACAGGAGTGGATACGATGGTTGGATTCCAGAGCAAGTGACCGTGTACAGCTATGGCTACAACCCTGTTACGTTTTACTACAATACTTACATACCTAATGGTATTTGGTATGGCTTTGACTACTGTCGTGGTTATTTGCCTTCTACTGCAGCAGAATAG